One segment of Pseudomonas sp. FP2196 DNA contains the following:
- a CDS encoding DUF962 domain-containing protein, which produces MKSLVDHLSQYAGYHRDPRNIASHFIGIPLIVVAVAVLLSRPEWSLGGLWISPAVIVALASAWFYLRLEVKLGVLMTVLMALSVWAGHVLAQQSTMVWLSSGLAMFVIGWVIQFVGHHYEGRKPAFVDDVSGLIVGPLFVVVELAFLLGMRQELKEQIEARAGVVRVNPNKKAAA; this is translated from the coding sequence ATGAAAAGCCTCGTCGATCACTTGAGTCAATACGCCGGCTATCACCGTGACCCGCGCAACATTGCCAGCCACTTTATCGGCATTCCGCTGATTGTGGTGGCGGTAGCGGTTTTGCTGTCGCGTCCGGAATGGTCGTTGGGCGGGTTGTGGATTTCACCGGCCGTGATCGTGGCGCTCGCTTCGGCGTGGTTTTACCTGCGCCTGGAAGTGAAGCTTGGGGTGTTGATGACTGTGCTGATGGCGTTATCCGTCTGGGCCGGGCATGTGTTGGCGCAGCAGAGCACCATGGTCTGGCTGAGCAGCGGTCTGGCGATGTTTGTGATTGGTTGGGTGATTCAGTTTGTCGGGCACCACTATGAAGGGCGCAAACCGGCGTTTGTCGATGATGTGAGCGGACTGATTGTCGGGCCGCTGTTTGTCGTGGTCGAGTTGGCGTTCTTGCTCGGGATGCGGCAGGAGTTGAAAGAGCAGATCGAGGCGCGGGCGGGGGTGGTGCGGGTCAATCCGAACAAAAAAGCGGCGGCTTAG
- a CDS encoding Crp/Fnr family transcriptional regulator — protein MDMRSRLLTGQWFSHLPASFQDSLLAAARERRLTAGQRLFQRGDPPCGLYAVLDGTVRIGAVSEQGKEALLSLVEAPHWFGEICLFDGQPRTHDAYAVGSCTLLNIPQNTLLKLLDEQPVYWRHLALLMSHKLRLTFINLEQLSLLPAPARLAHRLLMIAEGYGEIDAPRRVLQLPQEQLASMLSLSRQTTNQILKDLQGQGIIGLAYGEIEILDAVRLRALATI, from the coding sequence ATGGATATGCGTTCACGGCTGCTGACCGGGCAATGGTTCAGTCATTTGCCTGCGTCCTTTCAGGATAGTCTGCTGGCGGCGGCCCGGGAGCGGCGGCTGACGGCGGGGCAACGCTTGTTCCAGCGTGGCGATCCACCGTGCGGTTTGTACGCCGTGCTCGATGGCACCGTGCGCATTGGCGCAGTGAGCGAGCAGGGCAAGGAAGCGCTGCTGAGCCTGGTGGAAGCGCCGCACTGGTTCGGCGAAATCTGCCTGTTCGACGGTCAGCCACGCACCCATGACGCCTATGCCGTCGGGTCGTGCACGTTGTTGAATATTCCGCAAAACACGTTGCTGAAATTGCTCGACGAGCAACCGGTGTATTGGCGGCATCTGGCGCTGCTGATGAGCCACAAACTGCGCCTGACGTTTATCAATCTCGAACAGTTGAGCCTGCTGCCGGCTCCGGCACGGCTGGCGCATCGCTTGCTGATGATCGCCGAGGGCTACGGCGAGATTGATGCGCCCCGTCGGGTGCTGCAATTGCCGCAGGAGCAGTTGGCGTCGATGCTGTCGCTGTCGCGGCAGACCACCAATCAGATTCTCAAGGATTTGCAGGGGCAGGGGATTATTGGCTTGGCTTACGGTGAGATCGAAATTCTTGATGCGGTGCGATTGCGTGCGCTGGCCACAATCTGA
- the uraH gene encoding hydroxyisourate hydrolase — MNTLRMTFAALGLSAFSSLALAAGNPLSVHVLNLENGLPSPGVNVTLEKHVGQNWQPLAEGTTNEQGRIAELFPAKQPFEAGEYRVVFKTGEYFKKTQHETFFPEIPVIFEVKQTDQHYHIPLLLSPYGFSTYRGS; from the coding sequence ATGAATACCCTGCGCATGACGTTCGCCGCGCTCGGCCTGAGTGCTTTCTCAAGCCTGGCCCTGGCTGCCGGCAACCCGCTGAGCGTACACGTACTCAATCTGGAAAACGGACTGCCTTCGCCGGGCGTCAACGTGACGCTGGAAAAACACGTCGGCCAGAACTGGCAACCGTTGGCCGAAGGCACCACCAACGAACAGGGGCGTATCGCCGAACTGTTCCCGGCCAAACAGCCGTTCGAAGCAGGTGAATACCGGGTGGTGTTCAAGACCGGTGAGTACTTCAAAAAGACTCAACACGAAACGTTCTTTCCGGAGATTCCGGTGATTTTCGAAGTGAAACAGACGGATCAGCACTACCACATTCCGTTGCTGCTGAGCCCGTATGGTTTCTCGACCTATCGCGGTTCCTGA
- a CDS encoding heme-binding protein, whose amino-acid sequence MTVKYLVASLAIGLSASVFAAPELPRHADLDLKTARLLADTAMSNCTGTVSVLDRGGNLLVTMRGDGVGPHNTAASQRKAYTALSTKTPTRLFAERARSNPETANLNTLDELLLLGGGIPLFAGNELVGAMGVAGSGGGEQDETCATRAADKAGLFITRSQ is encoded by the coding sequence ATGACCGTCAAATACCTTGTTGCCAGCCTGGCCATCGGCCTCAGCGCCAGTGTTTTCGCCGCCCCTGAACTGCCGCGCCACGCGGATCTCGACCTGAAAACCGCGCGCCTGCTGGCCGATACCGCAATGAGCAACTGCACCGGTACGGTGTCGGTGCTCGACCGTGGCGGCAACTTGCTGGTGACGATGCGTGGCGACGGCGTCGGCCCGCACAACACGGCTGCCAGCCAGCGCAAGGCCTACACCGCGCTGTCGACGAAAACACCAACCCGCTTGTTCGCAGAGCGCGCTCGCAGCAACCCGGAAACCGCCAACCTCAACACCCTCGACGAATTACTGCTGCTGGGCGGCGGTATTCCGTTGTTCGCCGGCAATGAACTGGTTGGCGCCATGGGCGTGGCCGGTTCCGGGGGCGGCGAGCAAGACGAAACCTGTGCGACCCGCGCCGCCGACAAGGCCGGCCTGTTCATCACCCGTTCCCAATAA
- a CDS encoding heavy metal response regulator transcription factor: MRLLVVEDEAKTANFLAKGLGESGFAVDVALNGLDGRYFIEQQEYDLIILDVMLPGLNGWQLLQLIRQRGATPVLFLTAKDAIEDRVRGLELGADDYLLKPFAFAELLARVRTLLRRGPMREAESYSIADLEIDVLRRRVSRGGQRISLTNKEFALLHLLASRQGEVLSRTLIASQVWNLNFDSDTNMVEVAVRRLRSKVDDPYMPKLIHTVRGVGYQLEAPDDAL; encoded by the coding sequence ATGCGTTTGCTGGTCGTAGAAGATGAAGCCAAAACCGCCAATTTCCTTGCCAAGGGCCTGGGCGAATCGGGATTCGCCGTGGACGTGGCGCTCAATGGCCTCGACGGGCGTTACTTCATCGAGCAGCAGGAATATGACCTGATCATCCTCGACGTGATGCTGCCGGGCCTCAATGGCTGGCAATTGCTGCAACTGATCCGCCAGCGCGGGGCCACACCGGTGCTGTTCCTGACCGCCAAGGACGCCATCGAAGACCGCGTTCGCGGCCTCGAACTGGGCGCCGACGATTATTTGCTCAAACCCTTCGCCTTCGCCGAATTGCTCGCGCGGGTGCGCACGTTGCTGCGACGCGGGCCGATGCGCGAGGCCGAGTCGTACAGCATCGCCGATCTGGAAATCGACGTGCTGCGCCGCCGCGTCAGCCGTGGCGGTCAGCGCATTTCGTTGACCAACAAGGAATTCGCCCTACTGCATTTGCTTGCCAGTCGTCAGGGCGAAGTGTTGTCGCGCACGCTGATTGCCTCGCAAGTGTGGAACCTGAATTTCGACAGCGACACCAACATGGTCGAAGTCGCGGTGCGTCGTTTGCGCTCCAAGGTTGACGATCCGTACATGCCGAAACTGATCCACACCGTGCGCGGCGTCGGCTATCAACTGGAAGCGCCTGACGATGCGCTCTAG
- a CDS encoding heavy metal sensor histidine kinase, giving the protein MRSRSIAWRLALAFAVVCALVLSAIGVFLYRSLASEIAWRDDLALLGRLEQVRALLADSDSLDALQARPRLYQNMLGNLDSLLLVRRADGSSVIGINPRQRELPTLNAIAREQTPQRRDVLTWTAPDGAEVALLSGQAQGPNGELLTVIAGKVLSEREQMLASYRMRLYLAIGLGALLAFALGLVLLRRGLQPLRQLSEAVRGIDLRSLDQRLPATNTPAELLEPVQALNGMLARLEDSVQRLSQFSADLAHEIRTPLHTLLASNGQALNHPRSTAEYQEVLASNMEEFERLKRMAENLMFLARAEQAERALDLRSLDLNELGGELCDYFEALADDRDLRLENQLHGELRADQQLLQRALGNLLANAVRHADPGTSVCLRRRDEPGVCWLQVHNHGPAIAAEHLGKLFDRFYRVDPARAEPGDSGGLGLAIVQSIMQLHGGQVRVSSDAAGTVFELGFTVY; this is encoded by the coding sequence ATGCGCTCTAGGTCGATCGCCTGGCGCCTGGCGCTGGCGTTCGCCGTTGTCTGCGCCTTGGTCTTGAGCGCGATCGGCGTGTTTCTCTACCGCTCGCTCGCCTCGGAAATCGCCTGGCGCGACGATCTGGCGTTACTCGGTCGACTGGAGCAGGTACGCGCCTTGCTCGCCGACAGCGACAGCCTCGACGCCTTGCAGGCGCGGCCTCGGCTGTACCAGAACATGCTGGGCAACCTCGACAGTCTGTTGCTGGTGCGCCGCGCCGACGGCTCCAGCGTGATCGGCATCAACCCGCGCCAGCGTGAATTGCCGACGCTCAACGCGATTGCTCGCGAGCAAACGCCGCAGCGTCGCGATGTGCTGACCTGGACGGCGCCGGATGGTGCTGAAGTGGCCTTGTTGTCCGGCCAGGCCCAAGGGCCGAACGGCGAGTTGCTGACCGTGATCGCCGGCAAGGTGTTGAGCGAACGCGAGCAGATGCTCGCCAGTTATCGCATGCGCCTGTACCTGGCGATCGGGCTCGGCGCTTTGCTGGCGTTTGCCTTGGGGCTGGTGCTGTTGCGCCGTGGTCTGCAACCGTTGCGCCAGTTGAGCGAGGCGGTGCGTGGCATCGATCTGCGCAGTCTCGATCAGCGTTTGCCCGCCACTAATACACCCGCCGAATTGCTCGAACCGGTGCAAGCCTTGAACGGCATGCTGGCGCGTCTGGAGGACAGCGTGCAGCGCCTGTCACAGTTCTCCGCCGACCTCGCCCACGAGATCCGCACGCCGCTGCACACCTTGCTCGCCAGCAACGGCCAGGCACTCAATCACCCGCGCAGCACGGCGGAATATCAGGAAGTACTCGCGTCGAACATGGAAGAGTTCGAGCGACTCAAGCGCATGGCGGAAAACCTGATGTTCCTCGCCCGTGCTGAACAGGCTGAGCGAGCGCTCGATCTACGCAGCCTGGATCTGAATGAACTGGGCGGCGAACTTTGCGATTACTTCGAAGCCTTGGCCGATGACCGCGATCTGCGCCTGGAAAACCAGTTGCACGGCGAACTCCGCGCCGATCAGCAACTGTTGCAACGCGCGCTCGGCAATCTGCTGGCCAATGCTGTGCGGCATGCCGATCCCGGCACCTCGGTCTGCCTGCGCCGCCGCGATGAGCCGGGCGTTTGCTGGTTGCAGGTACACAACCACGGCCCGGCCATTGCCGCCGAGCATCTGGGCAAACTGTTCGACCGCTTCTACCGCGTCGACCCGGCCCGCGCCGAGCCGGGTGATTCGGGCGGTTTGGGGTTGGCGATTGTGCAATCGATCATGCAGTTGCATGGCGGGCAGGTGCGGGTGAGCAGTGATGCGGCGGGTACGGTGTTTGAGCTGGGTTTTACAGTGTATTGA
- a CDS encoding AraC family transcriptional regulator, giving the protein MKEPTSLASWTRALRKQLDALGLDSIDLCQQAGLDPQLMDDPNARYPLSGTTRLWEIAVQVSGDPAIGLRVSRFVSPTTFHALGYALVASGSLREVFERIVRYHPVVSDALELDLSRCDDRYLFRLNIPSGNPAPAFEAIDAFAAIYVRTCRNRLGRDYAPLAVYLRRPEPVDAHQWHKVFRAPVHFASAEDRLEFALADFDSHLDDANPELAEHNEAVLKRTMAQLKPLTWERKVRDAIEEQLPEGEPGAERIAQALHLSLRSLQRHLADEGCRFDTLLNESRENLALLHLRDPQCSLSEVSYLLGFADTSSFSRAFKRWTGMTPGQFRDQLR; this is encoded by the coding sequence ATGAAGGAACCGACCTCCCTCGCCAGTTGGACCCGTGCCTTGCGCAAGCAACTCGATGCGCTGGGGCTGGACAGTATTGACCTGTGCCAACAGGCCGGGCTTGATCCACAGCTGATGGACGATCCCAACGCCCGCTATCCGCTGTCCGGCACCACGCGCCTGTGGGAAATTGCCGTGCAGGTCAGCGGCGATCCGGCAATCGGTCTGCGGGTGTCGCGGTTTGTCAGCCCGACCACGTTCCATGCACTCGGTTACGCGCTGGTGGCCAGCGGCAGTTTGCGCGAGGTGTTCGAGCGCATCGTGCGTTATCACCCGGTGGTCAGCGATGCGCTGGAACTGGACCTGAGCCGCTGCGATGACCGTTACCTGTTCCGTCTGAACATTCCGTCAGGCAACCCCGCTCCCGCCTTCGAAGCCATCGATGCATTTGCCGCGATCTACGTGCGCACCTGCCGCAATCGACTCGGCCGCGATTACGCGCCGCTGGCCGTTTACCTGCGCCGCCCGGAACCGGTCGATGCGCATCAGTGGCACAAAGTCTTTCGCGCGCCGGTGCATTTCGCCTCAGCCGAAGATCGCCTGGAGTTCGCCCTTGCCGACTTCGACAGCCACCTCGACGACGCCAACCCGGAACTCGCCGAACACAACGAGGCTGTGCTCAAACGCACCATGGCACAGCTCAAACCGCTGACCTGGGAGCGCAAGGTGCGCGATGCCATCGAAGAACAACTGCCTGAGGGCGAACCCGGCGCCGAACGCATCGCTCAGGCCTTGCACCTGAGCCTGCGCAGCTTGCAACGGCATCTGGCCGACGAGGGTTGTCGTTTCGATACGCTGCTCAACGAAAGCCGCGAGAACCTCGCGCTGCTGCATCTGCGCGACCCGCAATGTTCGTTGAGTGAGGTGAGCTATCTGCTGGGGTTTGCCGACACCAGTAGCTTCAGCCGCGCGTTCAAGCGCTGGACGGGGATGACGCCGGGGCAGTTTCGCGATCAGTTGCGCTGA
- a CDS encoding fatty acid desaturase, which translates to MDGTSASPPRHNAAQRSAHIRQVVLAKGIELRERYPILKHQDALGAGILAFALAGMIGSAALYIAGHMAWWVCLLLNAFFASLTHELEHDLIHSMYFRKQRVPHNLMMGLVWLARPSTINPWIRRHLHLNHHKVSGTETDMEERAITNGEPWGFARLLMVGDNMMSAFIRLLRAPTWAHKWSILKRVFKVYAPLALMHWGAWYVFLGFHAANGIAFLMGSPIEWSATTLAVMQVIDIAAVVIIGPNVLRTFCLHFISSNMHYYGDVEPGNVLQQCQVLNPWWLWPLQAFCFNFGSSHGIHHFVVKEPFYIRQMTVPVAHKVMREMGVRFNDFGTFGRANRFVRRDEVAVSGEAVEA; encoded by the coding sequence ATGGACGGTACTTCTGCAAGTCCCCCGCGACACAATGCTGCCCAGCGATCAGCGCATATTCGCCAAGTGGTGCTGGCCAAAGGCATCGAACTGCGTGAGCGTTACCCGATTCTCAAGCATCAGGATGCGCTTGGCGCGGGGATTCTGGCCTTTGCCTTGGCTGGAATGATCGGCTCTGCGGCGCTGTATATCGCCGGCCACATGGCCTGGTGGGTGTGCCTGCTGCTCAATGCATTTTTTGCCTCGCTCACCCATGAGCTTGAGCATGACCTGATCCACAGCATGTATTTTCGCAAGCAACGCGTGCCGCACAACCTGATGATGGGCCTGGTGTGGCTGGCGCGGCCAAGCACGATCAATCCGTGGATTCGCCGGCATCTGCATCTCAATCACCACAAGGTTTCCGGCACTGAAACGGACATGGAAGAGCGCGCAATCACCAACGGCGAACCGTGGGGTTTTGCGCGTCTGCTGATGGTCGGCGACAACATGATGTCGGCTTTCATCCGTTTGCTGCGGGCGCCAACCTGGGCGCACAAGTGGAGCATTCTCAAGCGGGTGTTCAAGGTCTACGCGCCGCTGGCGCTGATGCATTGGGGCGCGTGGTATGTGTTTTTAGGCTTCCACGCGGCCAATGGCATCGCGTTCCTGATGGGCTCGCCGATTGAATGGTCAGCGACCACGCTGGCGGTGATGCAGGTGATCGATATTGCTGCCGTGGTGATCATTGGTCCGAACGTGTTACGCACGTTTTGCCTGCACTTCATCAGTTCGAACATGCATTACTACGGGGATGTCGAACCGGGCAATGTGCTGCAGCAATGCCAGGTGTTGAACCCGTGGTGGCTATGGCCGTTGCAGGCGTTCTGCTTCAACTTTGGCAGCAGCCACGGGATCCATCATTTTGTGGTGAAGGAGCCGTTTTACATTCGCCAGATGACTGTTCCGGTGGCGCATAAGGTGATGCGGGAGATGGGGGTTCGGTTTAATGATTTCGGCACGTTCGGGCGGGCGAACCGGTTTGTTCGTCGGGATGAAGTTGCGGTGTCTGGCGAGGCGGTGGAGGCCTGA
- a CDS encoding alpha/beta hydrolase yields MRNESIRYLIVPGWQGSPEEHWQSHWQNSLPNSARVEQADWLTPRREDWVAALAEAIAADSTPVILIAHSLGCITVAHWAATAPLQYLRQVRGALLVAPADVERPTCAPALRNFAPIPTDLLPFPSQVVSSDNDAAVSAPRALELARNWGAEAGILAGAGHINVKSGHQRWEQGFAYLYRLQNRMEHNARRRA; encoded by the coding sequence ATGCGCAACGAATCAATTCGCTACCTGATTGTGCCGGGCTGGCAAGGATCGCCAGAAGAACATTGGCAAAGCCACTGGCAGAACAGCCTGCCAAACAGTGCGCGGGTCGAGCAGGCCGATTGGCTGACGCCGCGTCGTGAAGACTGGGTGGCGGCGCTGGCCGAGGCGATTGCTGCCGACAGCACGCCGGTCATCCTTATCGCCCACAGCCTCGGCTGCATCACCGTTGCCCACTGGGCGGCCACGGCGCCGTTGCAATACCTGCGTCAGGTACGCGGTGCCTTGCTGGTCGCGCCAGCAGACGTCGAGCGTCCGACCTGCGCACCGGCGCTGCGAAACTTCGCACCGATTCCGACCGATCTGCTGCCATTTCCGAGCCAGGTCGTCAGCTCCGACAACGACGCCGCCGTCAGCGCGCCGCGCGCTCTGGAGCTGGCGCGTAACTGGGGCGCCGAGGCGGGGATTCTGGCCGGTGCCGGACACATCAATGTGAAGTCCGGGCATCAGCGTTGGGAGCAGGGTTTTGCCTATCTCTATCGCCTGCAAAACCGCATGGAGCATAACGCTCGACGTCGCGCCTGA
- a CDS encoding sigma 54-interacting transcriptional regulator, translating to MSFETFGQPLLTFPDAEKSPLSIRAKALVFVDPRSRQLREELEQLAPRSISVLIRGETGTGKELLARHIHRASDRSGLFVSVNCGAISPTYADAELFGYAAGSYSGSASSRAGWFGSANGGTLYLDEIGDLPLPIQIKLLAALENHEVTRVGAPQPSPVDVRLVAATSIDLAQAVDAGKFHERLYHYLSEGQLELPALRARIGDILPLAEYFIGIYSQRLDLPVPLISEAAQHLLEQHSWPGNTRELENVIHFALLVSTGDEILPEHLNLPDASGPQVQIERLVTQINIGGSVGERKALKELLISLSERL from the coding sequence ATGAGTTTCGAAACTTTCGGTCAGCCGTTGCTGACCTTTCCCGACGCGGAAAAAAGCCCCCTGAGCATTCGCGCCAAAGCGCTGGTATTCGTCGATCCGCGTTCGCGCCAGTTGCGCGAAGAGCTTGAGCAACTGGCGCCACGCTCGATTTCGGTGTTGATTCGCGGCGAGACCGGCACCGGTAAGGAATTGCTCGCCCGGCACATTCACCGCGCCAGTGATCGCAGTGGTCTGTTCGTCTCGGTCAATTGCGGCGCGATCAGCCCGACCTACGCCGATGCCGAGCTGTTCGGCTACGCCGCCGGCAGTTACAGCGGTTCGGCCAGCAGTCGTGCGGGCTGGTTCGGTTCGGCCAATGGCGGCACCCTGTACCTTGATGAAATCGGCGACCTGCCGCTACCGATCCAGATCAAACTGCTCGCCGCCCTGGAAAACCACGAAGTCACCCGCGTCGGTGCGCCTCAGCCGAGCCCGGTGGATGTGCGCCTGGTGGCGGCCACCAGCATTGATCTGGCGCAAGCGGTGGACGCCGGGAAATTCCACGAGCGGCTCTACCATTACCTCAGTGAAGGGCAACTGGAGTTGCCGGCGCTGCGCGCGCGAATCGGCGACATCCTGCCGCTGGCGGAGTATTTCATCGGCATCTACAGCCAGCGTCTGGACCTGCCGGTGCCGCTGATCAGTGAGGCGGCGCAGCATCTGTTGGAGCAACATAGCTGGCCGGGCAACACCCGTGAGCTGGAAAACGTCATTCACTTTGCCTTGCTGGTGAGCACCGGCGACGAGATTCTGCCCGAGCACCTGAACCTGCCCGACGCGTCTGGCCCGCAGGTTCAGATCGAGCGGCTGGTGACGCAAATCAACATCGGTGGCAGCGTCGGCGAGCGTAAGGCG